From Saccharothrix espanaensis DSM 44229, the proteins below share one genomic window:
- a CDS encoding response regulator transcription factor codes for MRVLVVEDDRRMAGLLVRGFVAENFAVDVEYNGSDGLWRATEHAYDVIVLDVMLPGLNGYRVCARLRAAGVWTPILMLTAKDGELDETEGLDTGADDYLTKPFSYPVLVARLRALVRRGGTARPAVLRAGDLELDPAARTCRRGHEAIALTAKEFAVLEHLLRRRDQVVTKSEIIAGVWDEAREPDPNLVEVYISTLRRKIDAPFHRHTITTVRGVGYRIDNHQGGSA; via the coding sequence GATTTGTCGCCGAGAATTTTGCGGTCGATGTGGAATACAACGGCTCCGACGGCCTGTGGCGGGCGACGGAGCACGCCTATGACGTGATCGTGCTGGACGTGATGCTCCCGGGCCTGAACGGATATCGCGTGTGTGCACGACTGCGGGCCGCCGGGGTGTGGACACCGATCCTCATGCTCACGGCCAAGGACGGCGAACTGGACGAGACCGAGGGCCTGGACACCGGCGCCGACGACTACCTGACCAAGCCGTTCTCCTACCCGGTGCTGGTCGCCCGACTGCGAGCGCTCGTACGCCGCGGCGGCACCGCCCGCCCTGCCGTGCTGCGGGCGGGGGACCTGGAGCTGGACCCGGCCGCACGCACCTGCCGCCGCGGCCACGAGGCCATCGCGCTGACCGCCAAGGAGTTCGCGGTGCTGGAGCACCTGCTCCGCCGCCGGGACCAGGTGGTGACCAAATCCGAGATCATCGCCGGGGTGTGGGACGAGGCCCGCGAACCGGACCCGAACCTGGTCGAGGTCTACATCAGCACCCTGCGCCGCAAGATCGACGCACCGTTCCACCGACACACCATCACCACAGTCCGCGGCGTCGGCTACCGCATAGACAACCACCAGGGAGGGTCCGCGTGA
- a CDS encoding sensor histidine kinase — MSRQAPSSRGLRRRVTMIATAVTAIPVLAVAALAAVFLKTQAMRFDNAPVINIGICVEVWATEEDPKKMPTGVCALHDGVVEMDWREVGSLTSNRITYKDRVTAIRASYHSTALIPQLSLWPFNEPERMTYRAVTDTGMASDPLPLSGIPGAGIPKGKYLPAFSEVEQDAAKRRALLAQPQRTLNLRVFSLASGALLLIGLFGCVVRIAVGRVLRPVEAIRREMADITEHDLSRRVPVPRARNEIAGLATTVNATLDRLEVAVEDNRRFVADASHELRSPIAALRAELEIATAHPGLTDWPAVVDAALADTDRLQQLATDLLLLARLDHTPTAGHEATVDLTALVHDHTARRRTRHTLITDLPDHPIPVRGNRALLDRLLGNLLDNAERHATTTIHISLTTTDHHVVLEVRDDGPGIPPEDRERVFDRFTRLDHSRTRDTGGTGLGLPIARRIATAHHSTLHATDGPAAGGARLVAVLPLQPHGTLRNTDSDADRAPAPPSAERGTGRGPNGRR; from the coding sequence GTGAGCCGACAGGCGCCGTCGTCGCGTGGGCTGCGTCGGCGCGTGACCATGATCGCCACCGCCGTGACCGCCATCCCGGTCCTCGCGGTGGCCGCGCTCGCCGCCGTCTTCCTCAAGACCCAGGCAATGCGGTTCGATAACGCGCCGGTGATCAATATCGGCATCTGCGTGGAAGTGTGGGCGACGGAGGAGGATCCGAAGAAAATGCCCACAGGTGTCTGCGCTCTCCACGACGGTGTCGTGGAGATGGACTGGAGAGAAGTCGGCAGCCTGACTTCCAACAGGATCACCTACAAGGACAGAGTCACTGCCATCCGTGCCTCCTACCACTCGACCGCGTTGATTCCGCAGCTGTCGCTCTGGCCCTTCAACGAGCCCGAAAGAATGACCTACCGGGCGGTCACGGACACAGGTATGGCTTCTGACCCGCTTCCCCTCTCCGGGATACCCGGAGCCGGCATTCCGAAGGGGAAATACCTACCCGCGTTCTCCGAGGTAGAGCAGGATGCGGCGAAGCGCCGTGCCCTGCTCGCGCAACCGCAACGGACCCTCAACCTCCGGGTGTTCTCCCTGGCGAGTGGAGCGTTGTTGCTGATCGGTCTGTTCGGATGCGTGGTGCGTATCGCGGTCGGCCGGGTGTTGCGGCCGGTGGAGGCCATCCGGCGCGAGATGGCCGACATCACCGAGCACGACCTGTCCCGCCGCGTCCCCGTACCTCGTGCCCGCAACGAGATCGCGGGGTTGGCCACCACGGTCAACGCGACACTGGACCGACTGGAGGTCGCCGTGGAGGACAACCGGCGCTTCGTCGCCGACGCCTCCCACGAACTGCGCAGCCCGATCGCCGCGCTGCGCGCCGAGTTGGAGATCGCCACCGCCCACCCCGGCCTGACCGACTGGCCCGCCGTGGTCGACGCGGCCCTGGCCGACACCGACCGCCTGCAACAACTGGCCACCGACCTGCTCCTGCTCGCCCGCCTCGACCACACCCCCACCGCAGGCCACGAGGCGACTGTCGACCTCACCGCCCTCGTCCACGACCACACCGCGCGCCGTCGCACCCGGCACACCTTGATCACCGACCTGCCCGACCACCCGATCCCCGTACGTGGCAACCGCGCCCTGCTCGACCGCCTGCTGGGCAACCTGCTCGACAACGCCGAACGCCACGCCACCACGACCATCCACATCAGCCTGACCACCACCGACCACCACGTGGTCCTCGAAGTCCGAGACGACGGCCCCGGCATTCCACCCGAAGACCGCGAACGCGTCTTCGACCGCTTTACCCGCCTCGACCACTCCCGCACCCGAGACACCGGCGGCACCGGACTCGGGCTACCCATCGCCCGACGGATCGCCACCGCCCATCACAGCACCCTCCACGCCACCGACGGTCCCGCCGCCGGCGGTGCACGACTCGTCGCCGTTCTCCCGCTCCAGCCACACGGCACCCTGCGGAACACCGATTCCGACGCGGATCGTGCGCCAGCGCCACCGTCCGCGGAACGGGGTACTGGTCGAGGCCCGAACGGTCGCCGGTGA
- a CDS encoding sensor histidine kinase, with translation MMTLAVTTVVAVPLFAAAAVAVMFLRAQAESYDSAPVRRNALCVGGVIADSVLHDVHLPGSQTGDAPRASYGHRCELGAHALATRPTRSGDVVVRELPDADKVLISVASYDSTAYVPVLSIWPFTDPDDTDYRIVRDSGETLTSYFPLQPEDAEAIAEAQRTLSQRVLMLAGGFIGLCALVGGAVWTATGRLLRPVEAIRRELAEITDSDLARRVPTPRGRTELTRLAEAVNATLDRLQVAAEDNRRFVADASHELRSPIAALRAELEIATAHPRQADWPAVVDAALVDTERLQHLAGDLLLLARLDHTTTIATAGAAGEIIDLITLVRDHTARRRSRHVVTVDLPERPARVHGRRALLERLLGNLLDNAERHATTTITVHVAVADDHVALEVLDDGPGIPSKDRERVFDRFTRLDDARTRDTGGTGLGLPIARRIATAHMATLHATDHPNGGAHLIATFPAAA, from the coding sequence ATGATGACGCTGGCCGTCACCACAGTGGTCGCCGTGCCCCTATTCGCCGCCGCCGCCGTCGCCGTGATGTTCCTGCGCGCGCAGGCGGAAAGCTACGACTCGGCACCGGTCCGCCGGAACGCGTTGTGCGTCGGGGGAGTCATCGCGGACTCGGTGCTCCACGACGTGCACCTGCCCGGCAGTCAGACAGGCGATGCGCCACGTGCTTCCTACGGTCACCGATGCGAACTCGGTGCCCACGCCCTGGCGACACGCCCCACGAGATCGGGCGACGTGGTCGTACGGGAACTCCCGGACGCCGACAAGGTCTTGATCAGTGTCGCGAGCTACGACTCGACAGCCTATGTTCCGGTTCTGTCGATCTGGCCCTTCACCGACCCGGACGACACCGACTACAGGATCGTGCGGGATTCCGGCGAGACACTAACCTCCTACTTTCCCTTGCAGCCGGAAGACGCCGAGGCGATCGCGGAAGCGCAACGCACCCTCAGCCAGCGGGTGCTGATGCTGGCCGGTGGGTTCATCGGACTGTGCGCGCTGGTCGGCGGAGCCGTGTGGACGGCGACCGGACGTCTGCTGCGCCCTGTAGAGGCAATCCGACGAGAACTGGCCGAAATCACCGATAGCGACCTCGCCCGCCGGGTGCCGACGCCACGAGGACGCACAGAACTCACGAGACTGGCGGAAGCCGTGAACGCGACGCTCGACAGACTGCAGGTCGCGGCGGAGGACAACCGACGGTTCGTCGCTGACGCCTCCCACGAACTGCGCAGCCCGATCGCCGCGCTGCGCGCCGAGTTGGAGATCGCCACCGCCCACCCCCGTCAAGCCGACTGGCCCGCGGTCGTCGACGCCGCCCTGGTCGATACCGAACGCCTGCAACACCTCGCCGGCGACCTGCTCCTGCTCGCCCGCCTCGACCACACCACCACCATCGCCACCGCGGGCGCCGCCGGCGAGATCATCGACCTGATCACCCTGGTCCGCGACCACACCGCCCGCCGTCGGAGCCGCCACGTCGTCACCGTCGACCTGCCCGAACGCCCGGCGCGGGTGCACGGCCGCCGCGCTTTGCTGGAGCGCCTGCTGGGCAACCTGCTCGACAACGCCGAACGCCACGCCACCACAACCATCACCGTCCACGTGGCCGTCGCCGACGACCACGTGGCCCTGGAGGTACTCGACGACGGCCCTGGCATCCCATCGAAAGACCGCGAACGCGTCTTCGACCGCTTCACCCGCTTGGACGACGCCCGCACCCGCGACACAGGCGGCACCGGACTCGGCCTGCCCATCGCCCGACGGATCGCCACCGCCCACATGGCGACCCTCCACGCCACCGATCACCCCAACGGTGGAGCGCACCTGATCGCCACGTTCCCCGCAGCAGCGTAG